A window of Exiguobacterium sp. FSL W8-0210 contains these coding sequences:
- a CDS encoding cysteine hydrolase family protein, which translates to MRALIVIDYTIDFVADEGKLTCGKPGQAIEDRIATLMEEFSTEDYVVIANDIHEEGDTFHPETVLFPPHNIRGTHGRDLFGKVAAMARVADHVIDKTRYSAFAGTDLDLRLRERGIREVHLVGVCTDICVLHTAVDAYNLGYHIVVHADAVASFNTTGHDWALTHFKQSIGAEVVGE; encoded by the coding sequence ATGCGCGCTCTGATTGTCATTGATTACACGATCGACTTCGTTGCTGACGAAGGGAAGCTGACTTGTGGAAAACCAGGACAGGCGATTGAAGACCGGATCGCTACATTGATGGAGGAATTTTCAACAGAGGACTACGTCGTCATTGCCAACGATATTCATGAGGAAGGTGATACGTTCCATCCGGAAACTGTCCTTTTCCCGCCGCATAATATTCGCGGAACACATGGACGTGATTTGTTTGGGAAAGTCGCAGCCATGGCACGTGTCGCTGATCACGTCATTGATAAGACGCGTTACAGTGCGTTCGCCGGGACGGACCTTGATTTACGCTTGCGTGAACGTGGTATCCGCGAAGTCCACCTCGTCGGTGTCTGTACGGACATTTGTGTCCTTCATACAGCTGTCGATGCCTACAATCTCGGGTATCATATCGTCGTCCATGCCGATGCGGTCGCAAGCTTTAACACGACGGGTCACGACTGGGCGCTTACACACTTTAAACAATCGATCGGCGCAGAAGTCGTCGGCGAATAA